One Lucilia cuprina isolate Lc7/37 chromosome 4, ASM2204524v1, whole genome shotgun sequence DNA segment encodes these proteins:
- the LOC111676464 gene encoding uncharacterized protein LOC111676464, with product MSHQCSCGRDLNNNYVGYTSAYANANTSLDRESNATLSGSSKSSPGSQTQFTAKLIVGTVGAIKELREKEKSRQTMTRAGDRRN from the coding sequence atgtctcATCAATGCAGTTGCGGTCGTGACCTCAACAATAATTATGTCGGCTATACAAGTGCTTACGCAAATGCCAATACCAGCTTAGATCGTGAGTCCAATGCCACCTTAAGTGGCTCTTCAAAATCTTCACCAGGCTCACAAACCCAATTCACAGCCAAGCTAATAGTGGGCACAGTGGGCGCCATTAAAGAGCTAAGGGAAAAGGAAAAATCACGTCAAACAATGACACGTGCCGGAGATCGTAGAAATTGA